In Porites lutea chromosome 1, jaPorLute2.1, whole genome shotgun sequence, a single genomic region encodes these proteins:
- the LOC140940425 gene encoding uncharacterized protein produces MLKLILQENSFQFIGNNYLQTHGTAMGTKMAVAFANIFMADIETKMISQSKTKPIEWKRFIDDIFSLWESDKKEINLFIEQANNFHPTIKFTAEISDNETTFLDTIIFKGERFRNESILDIRTHYKPTETFQYTHFTSSHPVGVKRDFIKGEALRLLRTNSSETTFDESISNFKSRLITRGYPHEMIQTTLSEVNFAKRQSALQQKKKTRKEILPFVTTYHPSVRNLKNILMQNWNLIQNQPLLKNIFKDPPIISYKRGQSLKDILVRAKI; encoded by the coding sequence ATGCTTAAACTTATCCTTCAGGAAAATTCATTCCAATTTATTGGAAACAATTATCTTCAGACCCATGGCACTGCCATGGGTACTAAAATGGCCGTTGCATTTGCAAACATTTTTATGGCCGATATTGAGACAAAAATGATAagtcaaagcaaaacaaaaccaatagaATGGAAACGTTTTATtgatgacattttctcactatGGGAGagtgacaaaaaggaaattaaccTGTTCATTGAACAAGCTAACAACTTCCATCCTACAATTAAATTTACGGCTGAAATTTCAGATAACGAGACAACCTTTCTCGACACAATCATTTTTAAAGGAGAACGTTTCAGAAATGAATCGATCCTTGACATCCGTACGCATTACAAGCCTACTGAAACCTTTCAGTATACACATTTTACCTCGAGCCATCCAGTGGGTGTGAAAAGAGATTTTATTAAAGGCGAAGCACTCAGACTACTGAGAACAAACTCTTCTGAAACAACGTTCGATGAAAGTATCTCGAATTTTAAATCGCGCCTCATAACGCGCGGATACCCCCACGAGATGATACAGACAACGTTATCAGAAGTCAACTTCGCAAAAAGACAGTCGGctctacaacaaaagaaaaaaactcgcAAAGAAATCTTGCCTTTTGTCACAACATACCACCCATCGGTGCGTAACCTTAAAAATATATTGATGCAAAACTGGAACTTAATACAAAATCAGCCTTTGCTGAAAAACATATTTAAAGATCCGCCAATTATATCCTACAAGAGAGGACAATCTCTTAAAGACATACTCGTTAGGGCAAAAATATAA